A genome region from Vanessa cardui chromosome 24, ilVanCard2.1, whole genome shotgun sequence includes the following:
- the LOC124540095 gene encoding exosome complex component MTR3-like: MPTDYRRFNGPEDSISYNRFTKEYLKSYEDLHKDLIDENGLRKDGRSLDEARSLQMFFGRTDMISQAKGSSYIELKKTKVVCSVFDPREIMHQNEFCALGQLYCEVKFAPFSCPRQRRPLAPDSEEKALSVALRKALEPSVCRHLFPNYQIDIFVYILEHDGSCLAAAITAAGLALANAAVPMYDIMTACSVAIIGDQMFVDPTEAEENVAIMNPETNDINNGLITMSMMPNLKQISDFRQIGSINFDCIMKTMEVLQKECLKFLPNIQRILVLNVKNCFAQQKLLDKEAKEREAALNAKMEEWKALLNNE, translated from the exons ATGCCAACTGATTACCGAAGATTTAATGGCCCCGAAGATAGTATTTCGTATAACCGTTTTACTAAAGAATATTTGAAAAGTTATGAAGACTTACACAAAGATTTAATTGACGAAAATGGACTTCGAAAAGACGGCCGCTCCTTGGATGAGGCGCGAAGCTTGCAGATGTTct TTGGCCGTACCGATATGATATCGCAAGCGAAAGGTTCGTCATACATAGAACTAAAGAAAACAAAAGTTGTGTGTTCCGTTTTCGACCCTAGGGAAATTATGCATCAAAATGAATtttg TGCACTTGGGCAACTATATTGCGAAGTTAAATTCGCGCCATTTTCTTGTCCGCGACAAAGACGGCCCCTCGCTCCTGACTCTGAGGAAAAAGCATTATCAGTAGCTCTTAGAAAGGCTCTAGAACCATCAGTATGCAGGCATCTATTTCCTAATTATCAG ATAgacatatttgtatacattctGGAACATGATGGATCATGTTTAGCTGCAGCAATAACTGCAGCTGGTTTAGCTCTTGCAAAtgccgctgttccaatgtacgATATCATGACTGCTTGTTCTGTAGCTATAATTGGTGACCAGATGTTTGTAGACCCTACGGAAGCCGAAGAGAATGTTGCAATAATGAATCCAGAGACTAATGACATAAATAACGGACTCATAACAATGTCAATGATGCCGAATCTGAAGCAAATTTCAGATTTCAGACAGATTGGCTCAATAAATTTTGACTGTATTATGAAAACGATGGAAGTATTACAGaaagaatgtttaaaattcCTCCCAAACATTCAGaggatattagttttaaatgttaagaATTGTTTTGCACAGCAAAAGTTATTGGACAAGGAGGCAAAAGAACGGGAAGCGGCTCTCAATGCAAAAATGGAGGAATGGaaagcattattaaataatgaatga
- the LOC124540096 gene encoding splicing factor 3B subunit 5 — protein MGERYNIHSQLEHLQSKYIGTGHADTTKYEWLTNQHRDSCCSYMGHPDLLSYFAIVENESKARVKFNLMEKMLQPCGPPPEKPED, from the coding sequence ATGGGAGAGAGATATAATATACACAGCCAATTGGAGCATTTACAGAGTAAATATATTGGTACTGGTCACGCAGATACAACAAAATACGAATGGCTAACGAACCAGCATAGAGATTCATGTTGCAGTTACATGGGGCATCCAGATCTTCTTAGCTACTTTGCAATCGTAGAAAATGAATCAAAAGCAAGAGTAAAATTCAACCTAATGGAAAAAATGCTTCAACCGTGTGGACCACCCCCAGAAAAGCCAGaggattaa
- the LOC124540097 gene encoding internalin A: MTDKNNLADIDQSDASLRRQAKKLVKQKNLINKRPTHLFMHEKYLVEIPKPKHPNHIIYAYYHNNIITKIDNLNMLYNLTHLHLQWNKISKIEGLNNLTKLKKLYLSNNLISVVENLEGLKYLEELHIEKQNMANSDALCFDPKTMISIGASLRILNVSENKISEVTWAKPLRRLEVLIAKNNKLENTESIADDLCTLVCLVDVNFIGNPMCKKHRYKEIIIARCAPLRILDTVAIHSTSRTFLQNFDKVVRLRQLNEKNKINMTRQGVEDFFDLNMLSGPRAQSALSISEFTNQKPKLSAIDSSYTFMPRAFWRNKTSPTPRDDVPPKNYATKNITVALTPNGLADGITKNEDGMEYFVMPQEVEMTMSEFLDTLDAQNENVIPYIQRQNSNLTEDFSELMTDVESEIKFASEAFNKKPDAINFWMGDKRAVTSMHKDPYENIYCVIDGYKDFILIPPTDLPYVPYKRYPQAEFRKSGDKWDIVPVITESCQYNNGDNNNDSGLPWICIDPLKPDLVKYPEFKRAHVFKLRLYKGDCLYLPSLWFHHVKQSHGCIAVNYWYDMEFDIKYCYFKMLEKLCDKY, translated from the exons atgacagataaaaataatttagcagATATAGATCAGAGCGATGCCAGCTTGCGAAGACAAGCAAAAAAGTTAGTGAAACAAAAaaaccttataaataaaaggcCAACCCACCTTTTTATGCATGAAAAGTATCTCGTTGAGATA CCTAAACCCAAACACCCGAATCATATTATTTACGCTTATTATCATAACAATATCATTACAAAGATTGATAATCTCAACATGTTGTATAATTTGACTCATTTACATCTACAATGgaacaaaatatcaaaaattgaaggcttaaataatttgacaaaattaaaaaagctaTACCTTAGCAACAATCTAATAAGTGTCGTTGAAAATTTGGAAGGATTGAAGTATTTAGAGGAACTGcacattgaaaaacaaaatatggcCAATTCAGATGCCCTGTGCTTTGACCCAAAGACAATGATATCTATTGGG GCGTCTTTAAGAATTTTAAACGTGTCTGAGAACAAAATTTCCGAGGTGACTTGGGCTAAACCTTTACGTCGATTAGAAGTTctaattgcaaaaaataataaattagaaaatactGAG TCCATAGCCGACGATCTTTGCACGTTGGTTTGTCTCGTGGACGTCAACTTTATTGGTAATCCGATGTGTAAAAAACACCGAtacaaagaaattataattgcaaGATGTGCACCATTAc gTATTTTAGATACCGTAGCAATCCATAGCACTTCACGAACATTTTTACAAAACTTTGACAAAGTTGTAAGATTACGACAATTGaacgagaaaaataaaataaacatgactcGTCAAGGCGTTGAAGATTTTTtcgatttaaatatgttatccGGGCCACGTGCACAAAGCGCTTTGTCAATATCAGAATTTACTAATCAGAAGCCAAAAC TTTCAGCGATAGATTCATCATATACATTTATGCCTCGAGCTTTTTGGCGTAATAAGACGTCTCCTACACCTCGCGATGATGTACCTCC GAAAAACTATGCAACCAAGAATATCACTGTAGCACTCACACCAAATGGGTTAGCTGATGGGATTACTAAAAATGAGGATGGAATGGAATATTTTGTTATGCCACAAGAAGTTGAGATGACTATGTCAGAATTTTTAGACACTTTAGATGCTCAGAA tgaAAATGTAATTCCTTATATACAGCGACAGAACTCAAATCTAACTGAAGATTTTAGTGAATTAATGACAGATGTAGAAAGTGAGATAAAATTTGCCAGCGAGGCATTTAATAAGAAACCTGATGCTATCAACTTTTGGATGGGTGATAAAAGAGCGGTAACATCAA tGCATAAAGATCCATACGAAAACATATACTGTGTAATTGACGGATACAAGGATTTCATACTAATTCCGCCCACTGACTTACCCTATGTGCCATATAAGCGATATCCTCAAGCTGAATTCAGAAAAAGTGGAGACAAATGGGATATTGTTCCTGTAATAACTGAAAGTTGTCAATATAACAACGGTGATAATAACAATGATTCTGGATTACCTTGGATTTGTATTG accCTCTTAAACCGGATTTAGTGAAATACCCAGAATTTAAAAGAGCACATGTATTCAAGCTGCGTCTCTATAAGGGAGATTGTCTCTATCTTCCTAGTCTATGGTTCCATCACGTGAAGCAAAGCCACGGCTGTATAGCTGTTAACTATTGGTATGATATGGAATTTGACattaagtactgttattttaaaatgttggaAAAGTTGTGTgataagtattaa